The genomic DNA CAAAGGGGCTAAGATAAATGGTCAGGATTATGGAAGCCAGAAGTGTGAGAGAAGCTCCAGCTATCAGCCGACGGAGCTGCCGGGCTGGGTAAGCCTTTGAGGACCATGAATAGAGACAGGTTGTGCGCACCGCCATAGCTTAATCTCCTGCCGTATAATACACCCAATATTTAGCTGTGCTGAACAGAAAGATCGTCGTCACAAGGGCGATAAAGAAAAGCACCCACGCTAATGTAGCACCATAGCCCATATCCATGTAGACGAAGGCTTCTTTAAAGAGGTAAAGGTTGAAGAACATCGTAGCACCACCAGGGTCCCCGGTGGGTCCCTGCAGGACCCAGGGTATGATGAAATACTGAAAATGTCCGATAACACTTAACACAAGATTGTAGAAAATGACGGGCGTAATCATTGGTAGGGTTATGTTCCAGAAAATGGCTAAAAAGCCTGCCCCATCCACTCTGGCAGCATCATATAGCTCAGCAGGAACGTTCCGCATGCCTGCCAGCATGGTCAACATGGCATTGCCAATGCCCCAGAAGCCGATCATAATGAGGGCCGGATAAACCCAAACGACCGAATTCAACCAATCAGGCCCTTCGATGCCGAAGAGGAATAAAAACTTGTTCAGCCAACCCGTTCTGGGGTTAAGGAAGCCTTGCCAGATATATATGGCTGATATGAGGGGCACTATGGTAGGCATGTAGAACAAAGTGGTGAAAACTCGCCTGGCCCACAGGTTTTTGGCATTGAGCAGGGTGGCCAAAGCCAATGGGACTATAAGGCTAATGGGGACTGAGAAAAGCATAAATCGGATGGTTATCCACATGGATTTGCGGACGATGGGATCCCGGAAAAGTTCCTGGTAGTTCTCGAGGCCTATAAAACGGGTCAGCTCGGGATGAGCGAGCTGGAAGTTGGTGAAGGAGAATACTAGAGAAGCGCCCATGGGGATGAGGTAAAACACCATGAAACCAAACAACCAAGGGGAAAGAAAAACAAAGCCCCATGTAGCCTCCCATCGGGCCATGGGGCTAACTTTCCTCCACTTTACTCCCACATGAAGGCCCCGCAACGCATCAGCTACCACGGCTATCCTCCATCTATCATGATTTAAAAAGGGGTGGCAGACTTCTCAAGCGTCTGCCACCCCTTTCCCTAACGCCCCTCACTCAGCTTCTGCGAAGATGGCCTGGAGGTCGGATACCAGCTCTTTGAGAGCGGCATCAACATCCAGGTTTGGAGTGGTTTCCATCAGGGACTGGAAGGCCTTTATACGGTCATCAGCTTCAGCGAAGTTAGGCATCCAGGCTTCGTGGTTGGGGATGTCAATGTACTTCAGGCTTTCGATGGCCACTTTCCAATCCCTGCCAGGATACTTCTTGTCCAGCCTCTTGAAGAACTCTTCCTGAAGGGCCTTGA from Anaerolineae bacterium includes the following:
- a CDS encoding sugar ABC transporter permease encodes the protein MVADALRGLHVGVKWRKVSPMARWEATWGFVFLSPWLFGFMVFYLIPMGASLVFSFTNFQLAHPELTRFIGLENYQELFRDPIVRKSMWITIRFMLFSVPISLIVPLALATLLNAKNLWARRVFTTLFYMPTIVPLISAIYIWQGFLNPRTGWLNKFLFLFGIEGPDWLNSVVWVYPALIMIGFWGIGNAMLTMLAGMRNVPAELYDAARVDGAGFLAIFWNITLPMITPVIFYNLVLSVIGHFQYFIIPWVLQGPTGDPGGATMFFNLYLFKEAFVYMDMGYGATLAWVLFFIALVTTIFLFSTAKYWVYYTAGD